The Kribbella sp. HUAS MG21 genome includes the window TACACCAGCGCCTCGATCGCCCGCGGGGTCTTCAGGTCGAGGGTGATGTACTGCGGGAGCGGGGCGTGCGGACTCCAGTTCGAGTGCCACATCGTCGAGCAGCTGCCGTCGATCGCGGCCGCCGCGCCGTACGCGGACGAGCCCTGGCTGGTGGCCGTGGCCGTCATCTCGTGCTGCGGCAGGAACTTCAGCGGGCCGAACGGGCCGTCGGCGGGCGGCGGCGTCCCCGGGATCGCGGTCACCCGGCCGAGTGCCGGTGCCTCGAGCAACGGATGGGTGCGCAGGTGGTTCAGGAACACCTCCTGGCCCATCCGCGGCGCCCGGACGAGGTCGCCGTACTGCTGGAAACCCGGATAGCCGTACTGCGCACCGTGCAACGGCATCGCCGCGCTGGTGGTGACCTGGTAGGTCCTGCCGAGCTGCAACGGCTTGCCGTTGACGAGCACCTCGGCCGGATCCACCCGGTCGCCGACCGGCCGGCCCAGGTCGTAGGTGTAGCGGAAGTTCGCCGACGTCGCGAGCGCGGACAGCCGGGTGCAGCCGTACGCCGGTGGGATCCATTGCTGCTCGAGGACGCGTTCGACCGTTGCCCCGGTCATCGAGAGCGTGGTGATCGGCGAGATGCCGGCGACCGGCCACGCGGCGCCGTACGTCACCGTCCCGGCCTTGAGCCCGGCGGCGATCACGTCGACGCCCAGGTCGGCGGGGACGAGGGCGAAGTCGCTGTCGGCCTCGGCGCGGTAGAGGTCCGCGACCAGGTTGCCGGTGCGGCTCTCGGCGGTCTTCGCGAAGTCGAGGTCCCGGTCGAGTTTGGTGAGCGGCTGTTCGCGGCGCGCGGCCCACTTGTCCATCCAGTACTTCACCATCTGCTGGATGCCCGCGTCCGGCGTCAGGTCCTTGGTGACCGCGTGGTTGGTCGCCGTGGTCGCCGAGCGGATCACCTCGCCGGTCGCCGGATCGAGCGACAGGTTCACCTCGCCGAGGATCCGGCCGTGGTTGCTCGCCTCCAGCACCGGCCGCGGTACGCCGTCCGGGTCCGGGATCATGCACTTGAACGCGGTGTGCCAGTGGCCGCCGAGGATCACGTCGACGTCGGGGGAGATCGCCCGCGCGGCGTCGAAGATCGGGCCGGTCGGGTTCTTGCACTCGTCGTACAGCCCGCCCTGCTGACCGCCTTCGTGCATGCTGACCACGATCGCGTTCACGCCTTGCGCCTTGAGTTCGGCCGCGGCCCGGTTCGCTCCCTCGACCAGGCTCTGGAACTCGAACCCGGAGCCCTCGATCGACAACGTCTCGTGCGGCGTGCCCGGGAAGCCCAGCCCGATGAACCCGATCCGCTGCGTGCCGGCCTGCGCGATCCAGTACGGCGGGAGTACCGGCCGCTTGGTCCGCGGATCGACGACGTTCGCCGCGTGGTACGCGTAGTCGGTGCCGTGGAAGCTCTTGCCGGTGGAGTCCTTGAAGCAGCTGTCGAAGCCTGGGGTGCCGTAGCAGGCCCCGGTCGTCATCCGGCGCAGGAACGGGAACTCCCGGTCGAACTCGTGGTTCCCGGCCACGTCGAAGTCCATCCCGAGCGCGTTCAGTACCTCGATGGTCGGCTCGTTCGCGAACGCCTGCGTGTAGTCCGGCCAGCCGCTGAACTGGTCGCCGGAGCCGATCAGGAAGCTGTTCGGCTTGCCGGCCCGGAGCTTGTCGAGATGGGCCTTGAGGTACCCGGCGCCGCCGACCTGCTGGGTGCCGGACGGACCCGCGATCGTCAGGTTCTCGGTCTCGGAGAGGTAGCCGTGCAGATCGGTGAGGCTGAGGACCTGCACGGGGATCGGCGCCGGGCTCGCTGCTGTCGCGGCCGGCAGCGCGGTGGCTCCCACCGCGAGGCCGAGGACGGCGAGAACCGAGCTGATCCGGGACTTTCTGGTCATCGGCTGCTCCTGTCGGTCGGGCGGAACCGCAACGCAACCTACTAAGCGCGGGGCGGGCGCGAACATGTCCGCGGCTGCTGACTTCGTGCACGATCCGGCTGACGCTTTCTTACAAGCGCATGCCGGGCGGGAACCGTACGGTCGGGGGAAGGAAGGAGTTCACGATGACCGGATTCGTAGCAGTGGCCGAGATCGACATCGACGCTCCGGCCGCGCGGGTATGGGACGTACTGACCAGTCCGGACGAGCTGAAGCAGGTCTGGTTCGGCGCCGAGGTGGAGACCGACTGGCAGGTCGGCAGCCCGATCACCTGGACCGGCGAATGGGAGGGCAAGCCCTACCAGGACAAGGGCGAAATCCTGGCGGTAGAGCCGGAACGGCAACTCCGCCTGACCCACTTCAGCCCCCTGACAGGCCAACCCGACACACCGGACAACTACCACACCCTCACCTACACCCTGACCGGCAACACCCACCTGAAACTGGAACAGGACAACAACAACTCCGAAGCCGAGGCCAACCACTCACAGTCCATGTGGCAAACGCAGCTGGAAAAGGCCAAGCAGGCCGCTGAATCGGGTGGATAGCGGGTTGTCCGACCGCCGGCGGGTTACAACGCGTCAGCGGTGAAACAACCCGCCAGCGGCCCGGAGCGTGCGATGGCCCGGCGGATGCGACGGAGGAGGGCGGCGGGGTCCGCCAGGTCGGGCCAGGTGACGCGGACGACCTGGTAGCCGAGGTCGCGGAGGCGGTCTTCGCGCGCCTTCTCCGCGAGTAGCGCACTGGTGCCGCCCTCGCCGTACTTGACGGCTCCGTCGAACTCGACGATCACGCCGTACTGCGCCAACAGGAAGTCGACTCGCGCGACGAAGGTGCCCTGCTCGTCGCGGATCACAGCCTGCAGCAGGGGAGCCGGTAGGCCGAGCTCTGCCAGCATGACTCGTAGCCACGACTCCCCGACGGACTCGGCTCGGCCGTCGCCGAACTCAACCGCTCGGGCAGCCGCCCGGAAACCGCTGCGTCCGGCGAAGAGGTTGAGCGACTCCGTCAGCTGCTGCAGCGTGGCGATCCGCAGGCGCAGCGCCTGATCGACGACCGAGACCGCAACCCGATGATCGGTGGTTCGGACGGTCTCGATGACAGCGCGTGGGGCGAGGATCGTCCGTACTCCGTCCACTTCGCAGACCGCGTCGACCGGCGGGCGGGCGGCGTGCTGGCACACCGCGCCGTCGGACCGGCCGGCGCCGCGCATCCTGGTGACATGGACTCGGCGAAGATCCAGCTCCGCGATCCGCACACCGTGCAGCAGCACTGCGGACTGATGGCTCACCACAGCACGTCCGCACAGCCGGTGAGAGACCGCTCGCGTCCGCAGCCCATGAAGCCAGACGGCCTGCTCCCACGGCGGCATAGCCTCGTACGCGATGCCGCGTACGGCGTACGCGCCGCGAGTGACCCGGACCCACTCGCCGGTCGCGACGTACCTGCGCAGATCCGCATCGGAGTACCCCGCCGACACCGCATCCCGCCGCGAGAACCATCCGCCACGCCGCGCGGCCACCAACTCCAGCTTGAGATTCATACCCCAGAAGATGCCGACTTCGCGCCCGCGCCTGCCGCCTGGCTCTACACCTGTGGACAACCGCCGGTGGCGGGTTGTGTTGCCGCTGGCCTGCTGCAACGGGTCAGCGGTGAAAGAAGGCGACAGCGACCTCAGTAATCTGGCCCGTATGGGTGATGGTGTTGAGGTCGGGCGGCCGACTCGGGAGCGGGCTGCTGTGGGGGAGGACGGGAGGTCGCGGGATCGGAAGCGGCCGGCGGTGCCGGATCCGCTGCCGATGAGTGTGGTGGACGCGCATTGTCATCTCGACATCGCCGACGGCGAGGACGGCGACTGGCTGAGTCCGGCGGAGGCGATCAAGCTGGCGTCCTCGGTCGGGGTGACGCGGATCGTGCAGGTGGGCTGCGACCTGCCCGGCGCGGTCTGGGCCGTCGAGGCCGCCGCGCAGTACCCGAACCTGGTCGCCGGCGTGGCGCTGCACCCGAACGAGGCGCCGAAGCTGAAGGCGGCCGGTGAGCTGGACAGTGCGCTGGCCGAGATCGAGCGGCTGGCGTCGAGCAGCGACAAGGTCCGCGTGATCGGCGAGACCGGGCTCGACTATTTCCGCACCGGCGAGGACGGGCAGGCCGCGCAGCACGAGTCGTTCGCCGCGCACATCGAGCTCGCGAAGCGGCTGGACAAGACGCTGATGATCCACGACCGGGACGCGCACGACGACATCCTGCGGATCCTGGACCGCGAGGGCGTCCCGGACCGGGTCGTGATGCACTGCTTCTCCGGCGACACCGAGTTCGCCCGCGAGTGCGTGCAGCGCGGCGCGTTCCTGAGCTTCGCCGGCGTCGTCACCTTCAAGAACGCCCAGTCCCTGCGCGACGCCCTGGCCGTCACCCCGCTCGACCGCATCCTCGTCGAGACCGACGCCCCGTACCTCACCCCGTCGCCGTACCGCGGCAAACCGAACGCGTCGTACCTGATCCCGCACACCGTCCGCAAGATGGCCGACGTCCTCAACATCTCCGTCCCCGAACTCTGCACCGCCCTGAACGCCAACGCCGACCGAGCCTTCGGAGGAGCCTGGTAGTCGCTACGGTGAACCTGTGGATTTCGAGACGTTCGACGCGCGACTGCTGGAGCTCGCCGACGCGCTGCAGGGTGCCGACGAGGCAACCGTCGCCGCCGAGATCGACCGGTTGACGGTGCTGGCCCAGCAGGTCGAGGACGAGCGGTCGCGCCGGTTGGCCTTGATCCGCGTTCAGAAGCTGCCCGAACTGATCAACGGGCCGCGTCCGGGCAGCAGCCCGCAGTTCCGGCGCGCCTCCACCCTCGTGGCCCAGGTGATCAGCGGCACGGGCACACCGGCGGAGCGGATCGCGCACGCCGAGCGCGCGAAGGCCGAGATCGCGGAGCTGTCCGCGCAGGCGCCGCCGCGGGAGTCCCTGACGATCCTGCGGATGAACTCGGCACTGGTCCGGCTGGTCGATCGCCTGCAGAGCGGATCGTGACCGAGGACGACGTCGAGATCTCGCCACGGTCGTGGCAGTACCGGCTGGTGGCCGCGGTCGTGGCCGCGGTCGAGCGGCGAGCCGGCGGCGCCGACGGCCGGCGGACCCGATGGACCGGAGAGCTGGCCGCGGAGACGGACCCGGAAGATCTCGGCGGCGCGTTCGCGGACGGCAGCCTGTCGGTGTCCGTCGCTCACGTCCTCGAGCCCTTACGCAAGGCCAGGGATCTCGATCGGCCGTTGATCGACGACGAGGCGTGGCAGCTCCGTCAGGCGATGGCGACGCTGGCGCACGAAGCCGCACATCTGATGACCCCGGTCGCCGACAGGTCGGCACCGGACGCGTATCCGTACGACGACGCGGCCACGGCGTACGACGAGGGCCTCGTCGAGCACTGGACGCACCGCAACCTCGACAGCGTCATCAGCGAGGTCTTCACGGAGGCCGGGTTGGACAGCGCCGCGGAGGCGGTCCTGGCGCAGCCGGGTTTCGACGCCTATCCCGCGTACACGCCCGCCGCCCGCCACCTGAACGAGGCCCTGGCGGAGCGGAGCGGCCTGACCGGCGACGAGGTCACCCAGAAGTTGTTGTGTGTCGACGAGCGGCAACGCTGGAACGTCGCGGTCGACCTGGTGATCGCCGAGCAGCTGGCGCTGATGCCCGAGGAAGACCGCGCGGAGGTGCGCAGACAGTTGGTCGCTCCACTCCGCGAGTCGCTGTCCGGACTCGGCGCTGTCGAGGACGACGACTCGCTGGAGAGCGAGCAGCAGTCCGACGAGGCCGTCAAGGCAGCTCAGAACGCGATCGCCGGGCTGGACAGGCAGCTCGAAACCCTTGCGCGCAAGTACCAACCGCGGCTCTCGCCGGACCTTCAGCGGCTGCAGGCCGTCACGAGCGGACAGGCCCCGGCGACCGGTGCTGTCCGAGGCGCGGTGGCTGTCACGGAGCATGCGGCAGCACGGCCGCACGACGGTTCCCGTGGGCAGCAGGCCGAACCGCGGCCCGGTCCGCAAGCGCCCGGTCTCGGCTGAGTCGGTAGCTGATAGACAGGCCGCATGGAGTTCGGTGAGGTCGTGCGGCGGCGGCGGATGGTGCGGAACTATGACCCGGACCGGCCGGTGGCGGACGAGGTGCGGGAGCGGATCCTGGAGAACGGGTTGCGGGCGCCGTCGGGTGGGTTCTCGCAGGGGTGGGCGTTCCTGACGCTGGAGGGGGACGACCGGGAGCGGTACTGGCGGATCGCGGCCGAGAATCCGGACGAGAAGTATGTTGAATGGGTCACAGGGCTGCGGCGCGCACCGCTGCTGATTCTCGCCTTCGCGCACAAGGACGCGTACCTCGATCGATACGCCGAACCGGACAAGGGCCGGACCGATCGCGACGAGCGCCGCTGGGCCGCGCCGTACTGGTACGTCGACACCGGGATGGCGGTACTGCTGATGCTGCAGACGGTGGTCGACGAAGGCCTGGGAGCCTGCTTTTTCGGGGCTCCCGCGGCCAAAGTGGGCCGGTTGCTCGAGGAGTTCGGCGTACCGGACGGGTTCGATCTGGTCGGGGTGCTGTCGGTCGGTCACCGGGCCCCGGACAGGCGCTCGCCGTCGCTGAAACGGGGGCGCCGGACGACCGCGGAAGTGGTGCATCGGGGGCACTGGGGCCGTCACGCCGTGTGAAGGCCCCGTTACACCTTTTTGCGACGCGCCGAACAGGGGATTGGCACTTCCGCGTCTTCTTCGTTATGGTCCCGTGATGTTGGCCGGGATCGGGGAAGATTCCGGACAGCACGCCCCTCGGCGTTGACCAGTGGCTCCGTGCACCCAGTACGGCGTCTCCGGCCGGTGCCTGTGCTGTCCCACCCCGTGCCCGGGTAGCTCTACCTGGGAGCGTTAGTGCGTAAGTCCATCATCGCGGCCGTCGGTGCGACGGCTGCGTTTGCCGTCGCGGGCGGCTCCGTGGCCTATGCCACGAAGAGCAAGACGGTCAGTCTCTCCGTCGACGGCGAGGTGCGGAAGGTGCACACCTTCGGCTCCACCGTGGCAGACGCCCTGAAGGCCGAGAAAGTTCAGCTCGGTGCGCACGACGTGGTCGCGCCCGGCCTGGACTCCAAGCTGAAGGACGGCCAGGAGATCGCGGTGCAGTACGGCCGCCAGCTGACCGTCATCGCCGACGGCACCAAGAAGGCCTACTGGACCACGGCCGACAGCGTCCACGAGGCGCTCGCCGACCTGGGCCTGCGGTACGAGGGCGCCCAGCTGTCCACCAGCCGGAGCGCCGAGCTCGGCCGGGAGGGCCTGGAGCTCGTCGTCACCACCCCGAAGACCGTGCAGATCGTGCACCAGGGCAAGACCGTGACGATCAAGTCGCTGGCCGGCACCGTCGGTCAGGCCCTGACCCAGGCGAAGATCCGCTGGGACGCCGACGACCGGATCACCCCGGCCGCCGCCACTCCGCTGAAGCTCGGCGTGAACAAGGTCGGCTACGTGCAGGTCGTGCAGAAGTCGGTCACCAAGACCCTGAGCATCGAGCACGGCACCGACGAGACCAAGTCGGCGACGCTGCTCGAGGGCACCAAGAAGACCACGACCAAGGGCACCGACGGCTCGAAGACCGTCACGTACCTGTACACCTACCTGGACGGCAAGCTGAGCGCCACCAAGGTGGTCGGGTCGAAGGTCGTCACCCAGCCGGTCGACGAGCAGATCGTCGTCGGGACCAAGCCGAAGCCGGAGGAGACGCCGACCGAGACCACCACCTCGGAGACGGACGTGCCGGCCACCGGTAACACCAGCGCCTGGGACCGGATCGCCGAGTGCGAGTCCGGCGGCAACTGGGCGACGAACACCGGCAACGGGTACTACGGCGGCCTGCAGTTCAGCCACCAGACCTGGGTCGCGTACGGCGGCGACGCCTACGCGGAGAACGCCCACCTGGCCAGCAAGGCGCAGCAGATCGCGATCGCCGAGAAGGTCCGGGCGGCCCGCGGCGGCTACGGCGACTGGCCCGTCTGCGGCAAGCGCGCCTGAGTGCTGGTTCAAGCAAGTGCAAGACTGACGAGGTGACCTCGTCCGATTCATCCACCTCCGCCGGACCGAGACTTCTCGGTCCGGCGGAAGTGCGTTCACTGGCCGCCGCGCTCGGCGTCCGCCCGACCAAGCAGCGCGGGCAGAACTTCGTCATCGACCCGAACACGGTCCGCCGGATCGTCCGCGCCGCCGGACTCTCCGAGGCCGGTGAGACCGTGCTGGAGATCGGCCCGGGCCTCGGCTCGCTGACGCTGGCGCTGCTCGCGGACGGGCACCGGGTGACCGCGGTCGAGATCGACCCGCTGCTGGCGCGGGCGCTGCCGTCGACCGTCGCGACGTACGCCCCGGAGCAGGCGTCCCGGCTGACGGTGGTCGAGGCGGACGCGATGGACGTCGGCCCGGCGGAGATCGGTACGCCGACCGCGTGCGTGGCCAACCTGCCGTACAACGTCGCCGTCCCCGTGCTGCTGCACCTGCTCGAGGTCTCGGACTCGCTGCGGCACGGGCTGGTGATGGTGCAGTCCGAGGTCGCGGACCGGCTGGCCGCCGCGCCCGGCTCGCGGACGTACGGCGTACCGTCCGCGAAGGCCGCCTGGTACGCCGACGTCCGGCGCGCCGGGCCGATCGGACGGAACGTGTTCTGGCCGGCGCCGAACGTGGACTCCGGGCTGGTCGCCTTCGAGCGCCGCGACCCGCCGGTCACCGAGGCGAGCCGCGAGGAGGTGTTCGCGGTGATCGAGGCCGCGTTCTCGCAGCGCCGCAAGACGATCCGCTCCGCGCTGGCGCGCTGGATGCCGGACCGTTCGCGCCTGGACGCGGTGCTGGACGCGACCGGGATCGACCCGCAATTGCGCGGCGAGATGCTGGGGATCACAGAGTTCGCCGCCCTCGCCGGTGCGGCGCGGACTGTGTGAGGCACTAGCCTGTCCGACGTGCCACCTTCTGCTGAGGTCACGGTGCGGGCGCCGGCCAAGATCAATCTCGGTCTGTCGGTCGGGCCGCCACGTCCGGACGGCTTCCACCCGGTCGCCACGGTGTACCAGGCCGTCGCCCTGTACGACGACGTGACCGCGGTACTGCGGGCCGACGACGGCGAGGTCTCCGTCGAGGTGGCCGGCGACTTCGCGGACGACGTACCGACCGACGGGACGAACCTCGCGGTCCGGGCGGCGAAGCTGCTGCAGGCGGAGTACGACGTCGACGAAGGCGTCGACCTGACGATCCGCAAGACGATCCCGGTCGCGGGCGGGATGGCCGGCGGGTCGACCGACGCGGCCGCGACGCTGGTGGCGTGCAACCGGTTGTGGGGGCTGCGGCTGACCCAGACCGAGCTGCAGCACCACGCGGGGGAGCTGGGCAGCGACGTACCGTTCTGCCTGGTCGGTCACACGGCGCTCGGCCAGGGGCGCGGCGAGCAGGTCACCGAGGTGATGTCCCGCGGCACGTTCCACTGGGTGTTCGCGATCGCCGACGGCGGGCTGTCCACGCCGGAGGTCTACCGCGAGCTGGACCGGATGCGGCCGTTGCGCCGCGTCGAGCCGCCGCAGGTCCGCCCGGAGCTGATGTCGGCGCTGCTGTCCGGCCAGCCGGGGGCGCTCGCGGTTGCCCTCAGCAATGACCTCCAAGCGGCCGCGCTGGCGCTCCGGCCGGAGCTCGGCGACACGCTCCAGTTCGGCCTCGAGCACGGCGCGCTGGCCGCGCAGGTCTCCGGCTCCGGCCCGACCTGCCTGTTCCTCGCCGCCGACAGCCGCAGCGCCGTCGACCTGGCCGTCGACCTCGCCGAGTCCGGCCTCTGCCGCATGGTCCGCCAGGCCGAGGGCCCCGTCCCCGGCGCCCGCATCCTCCCCGCGATCGTCAGCCGGTAGTACACTTAGCTAAGTGGACTAAGGAGGATCCGTGAGCGAGCTCGCGCAGTACAACATCCACGAGGCGAAGACGCAGCTGTCACGCATCATCGACCGTGTGGAACACGGCGAGATCGTGGTCATCAGCCGTGCTGGGCATCCGGTCGCCAAGGTTGTGCCGCTGGCCGACGTGCGGCGCCGGACGGGCCGTGGCTCACTGGCCGACCGGATCAGCTACACCGACGACTGGGACTCGCCCGAGACAAACGCCGAGATCGCTGCCGACTTCGGCCTGTCGTCGTGAGCGGGCTGCCGGGCGCTGCGCGGCTCTTGCTGGACACACATGTCCTGCTCTGGTGGTTGCAGGACACCGACGACCTCTCGAATGAGCTGAAGGAGCGGATCGATACCGAGCTCGAGGTGTACGTCAGTGCGGCAACCATCTGGGAGCTGTCGAGCAAGGCGGCGTCCGGCAAGATCGACCTGCCCGACGACCTCGGTGGCGTGGTCGAGGACAGCGGCCTGAGCGAACTGCCGATCCGGACGTCGCACGCCGAGTTGGCCGGGCGGTTGCCGGCGATCCATCGGGACCCGTTCGATCGGATGCTGGTGGCTCAGGCTCTCGTCGAGAGGTTGACGCTAGTGACGCGTGACAGGCTCATCCAGAAGTACGACGTACCCGTCCTCGAAGCCTGAAAATCCGTTCGTCACCGGCGCCGGCCGGTGCTAGCGTCGCGAGCGAGACCCGTCATCGTCAGACAGGAGACCGGGATGCGCCGCGGATCGATCGACCTCATTGGTACTGATCGTTTCGACGCATTCGCGAGGACTCTTGAACTCCCTGACGATGGGCATTGTGGCGCATGTCGACGCCGGTAAGACCAGCCTGACCGAGCGGCTGCTGTACGCGGCCGGGGTCGTCGACCGGGTCGGCCGGGTCGACGACGGGAACACCCGGACCGACTCGATGGACCTCGAGCGGAAACGCGGGATCACGATCCGCTCGGCGGTGGTGTCGTTCACGCTCGGCGACCTGCCGGTCAACCTGATCGACACCCCGGGGCACTCGGACTTCATCGCCGAGGTCGAGCGGGCGCTGTCCGTGCTGGACGGCGCCGTGCTGGTGATCTCCGCGGTCGAGGGCGTGCAGCCGCAGACGCGGTTGCTGATGCGCACACTCGACCGGCTGCGGATCCCGACGCTGCTGTTCGTGAACAAGATCGACCGGGTCGGAGCGCGGTACGACGACCTGCTCGCGGACATCCGGCGGTTGCTGACGCCGGCCGCGGTGCCGATGGCGTCGGTCGCGGAGCTCGGCACCCGCGCCGCCTCGGTGGAACTGCTCGACGTACGACGTGCCGAGCTCGGCGAGCTGCTTGCCGAGCGCAACGACGCGTTCCTGGAGCGGTACCTCGAGGACGCGGACGTCGACCACGCGGGCGAGCTGTGCCGGCAGGTCGCGCGGTCCGCCGTACATCCGGTGTACTTCGGCTCCGCGATGACCGGGGTGGGTGTCCCGGAGCTGATCGGGGGCATCCGCACGTGGTTGCCGCGGGCAACCGGATCGCCGGACGACGAGCTGCGGGCGCGGGTGTTCAAGGTCGAGCGTGTCGACGCCGGCCAGAAGCTCGCCTCGGCGCGGATCCTCAGCGGGACGCTCGCGGCGCGCACCCCGGTCGCGGTGCATCCGGTCGACGGTCCGCAGTACCAGACCCGGCCGAGCGGGATCGAGGTGTACGGCGACGGCGCCCGGCGGCCGGCGGATCGCGTCGAGGCCGGGCAGATCGTGGCGCTACGCGGGCTGAAGAGCATCCGGATCGGCGACCAGCTCGGCGTCCGGACGCAGCAGGTCGGGCAGCTGTTCGCGCCGCCGACGCTGGAGACCGTGGTGAGTGCGCGGGACCGGGTCAGGCTGTTCCAGGCGCTGACGCAGCTCGCCGAGCAGGATCCGCTGATCCGGGTCCGGAAGGCGGACGACATCACGGTCAGCCTCTACGGCGAGGTGCAGAAGGAGGTGATCGCGTCGCTGCTCGCGTCGGAGTACGGCGTCGAGGTCACCTTCAGCGAGACGACGCCGATCCACGTCGAACGGCTCGACGGTGTGGGTGCGGCGGTCCGGACGATGGCGGACAGCCTGTGGACGGCCGGGGTCGGGTTCCGCGTCTCACCGGTTGCCGAGGGCATCGAGTACGTCTTGGAGGTGGAGCTCGGGGCGTTGCCGCGGGCGTTCCACACCGCGATCGAGGAAACGGTCCGCCAGACGCTGCACCAAGGGCTGTGCGGGTGGGAGATCCCGGCCGTCCGGGTCGAGCTCACGCACACGGAGTACGACAGCGCCGGCACTGTCGCCGCCGACTTCCGCCGCCTGGTGCCGCTGGTCCTGATGCAGGCGGTCGCCGAGGCCGGTACGACGGTCCTGGAGCCGCTGAACCACTTCGAACTGGACGTCCCGACCGACACGGTGTCGCGCATCCTGGCCCACGTCGCCGAACACCGCGGCGTTGTCACCCAGGCCACGCAGACCCACGTCGAAGGCACGATCCCGGCCGCCACCACGCACGCCTTCGAGTCCCACCTCCCCACCCTCACCCGGGGCGAGGCCGTCCTCACCACCACGTTCCACTCCCACCAGCCCGTCGCGGGCCCACCGCCGACCCGCCCCCGAACCGACGGCAACCCCCTCAACGAAAAGCAGTACCTCCTGCACCTCAATCGAAGCGTTTGAGGATGGTGTGGATCTCGGCGAGGGTGTCGTGGCAGTCGGGCGTCTGGGCGGTGATGGAGAGCAGTTCGCGGAGGTGGAGGAGGGGGAGGCGGTCGCGCCAGCCCGGGGTGAGGGGATGGATCTCCTCGTACGCCTCGAACAGGACGTCGGACACCTGGTCGTAGATGAGGAACGTGGCGAGCTCTGCCTCGGGCCAGCCGTAGTACACGGCCGGGTCGATCAGCGCCGGGGCGCCGGTAGGGCTGGGCAGCAGGTTGCCGTGCCAGAGGTCGCCGTGGAGCAACGACGGTGGCTGCGGCGGGATCAGTTCGGTGAGGCGGCCGGCGACGCGTTCCAGGCGGTGGCGGTCGGCGTCGGGGAGCTGACGGTGGCAGAGCGGCTCCTCCAGGAACCGGAGCAGCCGGTGCTCGGCGAAGAACGCGTGACCGTCCGTGGTCCACGGGTTCCGCTGCGGAAGGACGCCGAGGTAGTTGTCCCGGTCGTACCCGAACTTGTCCGCCCGCTGCAGGTGCTGCAGCGCCAGCGCCCGCCCGGCGTCCTCCCAGTACGTCGGCGACGGTTCCGCCGTACCGAGGTCCGACAGCACGATGAAGTGCGGCGTGACCCGCAGCACCTCGGGTACGGCGAACCCGCCGGGTCGCCGGAGCGCCTCGAGGCCCTCGGCCTCCAGCGCGTACAGGTCCGGCGGGAGGTCGTCCTGCGTCTTGACGACCACCGACCGGCCCAGCGTGGTCCGCACGCGGTACGTCCTGCTGGCGTACCCGCCCTCCAGCGGATCGGCGGCGACCGGGTCGCCCAGGGACAGGCCTTCGAGCCAGGCGGGATTCAACACCTGGACGATCCTGGCACCATCCGGGTCAGGGTGCCGCCGTCAGCTACCCTGGGGCGCGTTATGGCCCCACCTAACTTGGTCAATCTGGAAGCTGTTTCGAAGGGCTTCGGGACCCGCACACTGCTCGACTCGGTCAGTCTCGGCGTAGGCCGTGGTGAGCGCATCGGCGTGGTCGGGCGCAACGGCGACGGCAAGTCGACGCTCCTGCAGGTCCTGGCCCGGCGCGAGGAGCCGGACAGCGGCCGGATCACACACAACCGCGACCTGCGACTCGGGTACCTCGGCCAGGCCGATGACCTCGACCCCGGACAGACCGTGCTGCACGCGGTGCTCGGCGACGTCGAGACCTACACCTGGGCGGCCGACCCGCGGGCGCGC containing:
- a CDS encoding ubiquitin-like domain-containing protein, yielding MRKSIIAAVGATAAFAVAGGSVAYATKSKTVSLSVDGEVRKVHTFGSTVADALKAEKVQLGAHDVVAPGLDSKLKDGQEIAVQYGRQLTVIADGTKKAYWTTADSVHEALADLGLRYEGAQLSTSRSAELGREGLELVVTTPKTVQIVHQGKTVTIKSLAGTVGQALTQAKIRWDADDRITPAAATPLKLGVNKVGYVQVVQKSVTKTLSIEHGTDETKSATLLEGTKKTTTKGTDGSKTVTYLYTYLDGKLSATKVVGSKVVTQPVDEQIVVGTKPKPEETPTETTTSETDVPATGNTSAWDRIAECESGGNWATNTGNGYYGGLQFSHQTWVAYGGDAYAENAHLASKAQQIAIAEKVRAARGGYGDWPVCGKRA
- a CDS encoding type II toxin-antitoxin system VapC family toxin, which produces MSGLPGAARLLLDTHVLLWWLQDTDDLSNELKERIDTELEVYVSAATIWELSSKAASGKIDLPDDLGGVVEDSGLSELPIRTSHAELAGRLPAIHRDPFDRMLVAQALVERLTLVTRDRLIQKYDVPVLEA
- a CDS encoding translation factor GTPase family protein; this encodes MGIVAHVDAGKTSLTERLLYAAGVVDRVGRVDDGNTRTDSMDLERKRGITIRSAVVSFTLGDLPVNLIDTPGHSDFIAEVERALSVLDGAVLVISAVEGVQPQTRLLMRTLDRLRIPTLLFVNKIDRVGARYDDLLADIRRLLTPAAVPMASVAELGTRAASVELLDVRRAELGELLAERNDAFLERYLEDADVDHAGELCRQVARSAVHPVYFGSAMTGVGVPELIGGIRTWLPRATGSPDDELRARVFKVERVDAGQKLASARILSGTLAARTPVAVHPVDGPQYQTRPSGIEVYGDGARRPADRVEAGQIVALRGLKSIRIGDQLGVRTQQVGQLFAPPTLETVVSARDRVRLFQALTQLAEQDPLIRVRKADDITVSLYGEVQKEVIASLLASEYGVEVTFSETTPIHVERLDGVGAAVRTMADSLWTAGVGFRVSPVAEGIEYVLEVELGALPRAFHTAIEETVRQTLHQGLCGWEIPAVRVELTHTEYDSAGTVAADFRRLVPLVLMQAVAEAGTTVLEPLNHFELDVPTDTVSRILAHVAEHRGVVTQATQTHVEGTIPAATTHAFESHLPTLTRGEAVLTTTFHSHQPVAGPPPTRPRTDGNPLNEKQYLLHLNRSV
- a CDS encoding type II toxin-antitoxin system prevent-host-death family antitoxin codes for the protein MSELAQYNIHEAKTQLSRIIDRVEHGEIVVISRAGHPVAKVVPLADVRRRTGRGSLADRISYTDDWDSPETNAEIAADFGLSS
- a CDS encoding 4-(cytidine 5'-diphospho)-2-C-methyl-D-erythritol kinase, whose product is MPPSAEVTVRAPAKINLGLSVGPPRPDGFHPVATVYQAVALYDDVTAVLRADDGEVSVEVAGDFADDVPTDGTNLAVRAAKLLQAEYDVDEGVDLTIRKTIPVAGGMAGGSTDAAATLVACNRLWGLRLTQTELQHHAGELGSDVPFCLVGHTALGQGRGEQVTEVMSRGTFHWVFAIADGGLSTPEVYRELDRMRPLRRVEPPQVRPELMSALLSGQPGALAVALSNDLQAAALALRPELGDTLQFGLEHGALAAQVSGSGPTCLFLAADSRSAVDLAVDLAESGLCRMVRQAEGPVPGARILPAIVSR
- the rsmA gene encoding 16S rRNA (adenine(1518)-N(6)/adenine(1519)-N(6))-dimethyltransferase RsmA is translated as MRSLAAALGVRPTKQRGQNFVIDPNTVRRIVRAAGLSEAGETVLEIGPGLGSLTLALLADGHRVTAVEIDPLLARALPSTVATYAPEQASRLTVVEADAMDVGPAEIGTPTACVANLPYNVAVPVLLHLLEVSDSLRHGLVMVQSEVADRLAAAPGSRTYGVPSAKAAWYADVRRAGPIGRNVFWPAPNVDSGLVAFERRDPPVTEASREEVFAVIEAAFSQRRKTIRSALARWMPDRSRLDAVLDATGIDPQLRGEMLGITEFAALAGAARTV